The following coding sequences lie in one Sedimentibacter sp. MB35-C1 genomic window:
- a CDS encoding PilZ domain-containing protein, which translates to MKSTEKQVKIYDKNKKLIGVGMLLSIGSSVIKVKGNDLPILKSGSEINIEIYNEFSGIKPYYCKVSLASINQLNAMILRNDPIIERRNSLKVRTDLSLYIDYLYRNDEDVTENVPNLEITILNLSIGGMMISSNYDLLINDIIVFKFQYEKYQVIELKAKVIRIDKIYDSYTKELSAKNYGCMFKKLNSYNESVITKYLYDRQLQLYKNR; encoded by the coding sequence ATGAAAAGCACAGAAAAGCAGGTTAAAATTTATGATAAAAATAAAAAACTAATTGGTGTGGGAATGCTGCTAAGCATAGGAAGCTCAGTAATAAAGGTTAAAGGAAATGACCTGCCAATATTAAAATCAGGATCTGAAATTAACATTGAAATTTACAATGAGTTTTCAGGTATAAAACCATATTACTGCAAGGTAAGCCTTGCCTCAATAAATCAGCTTAATGCTATGATATTGAGAAATGACCCTATTATTGAAAGAAGAAACTCCCTAAAGGTACGCACTGATTTATCATTATATATAGACTACTTATATAGAAATGATGAGGATGTGACAGAAAATGTTCCAAATTTGGAAATTACCATTCTAAACCTTAGCATAGGCGGTATGATGATATCCTCAAATTACGATTTGCTGATAAATGACATAATTGTTTTCAAATTTCAATATGAAAAATATCAGGTTATTGAATTAAAAGCAAAAGTAATAAGAATAGATAAGATTTACGACTCATACACAAAGGAACTGTCTGCCAAAAATTACGGCTGTATGTTTAAAAAATTAAATTCATACAATGAATCCGTAATTACAAAATACTTGTACGACAGGCAGCTGCAATTATACAAAAACAGATAG